The following proteins come from a genomic window of Varunaivibrio sulfuroxidans:
- a CDS encoding efflux RND transporter permease subunit — protein MKALIDAAFSRSRTVIATLVLLLIAGTVAFVEIPKEAEPDIKIPYIIVGITHEGISPEDAERLLLRPIEQEVRSVEGLKEMRSRAYQGGASIVLEFEAGFNADKALRDTRDRVDTAKSKLPDGTDDPTVKEINISLFPVVVATLSGDLPERALLKLGRDLKDRIEGLTPVLEANIAGDRTEQIEIVIDPARVESYGLSPDQAAALVRSSNLLVAAGFQDTGHGRFSLKVPGLLETLGDIAALPVKVKGDAVVRLGDIADIRRSYKDPTSFARVNGRPTVALEISKRLGANIIDTVNQVHAAINAESKNWPANVRRAVHIGYSQDKSKQVKTWLNDLKNNVLSAIVLVMVVVIAALGVRSSILVGISIPGSFLSGILVIAMFGMTLNTVVLFALILSVGMLVDGAIVVTEFADRKMTEGETRKVAYAMAAKRMAWPIIASTATTLAAFLPLMFWPGIVGEFMKYLPITLVIVLSASLVMALIFVPTLGAYIGKPGAASQAAMRAIAGGESGHLEDVGGFTGWYLDVLRRALRRPAWVLAAAVAVLVGVQVAYGFFGKGVEFFPNVEPEVEQVLVRARGNLSIYEQDALMRKVENRIFGVAGVRSVYTRTGAGSGGAANNAPEDTIGTIFIEFKDWDKRPPVQQIQDAITARTKDIAGIVIDQVKRQTGPQVGKPIQIQFSSRFPELLPDAVKKTRAFMAGMDGLMNIEDSRPLPGIDWVFKVDRGQAAKFGVTISQIGSAIRMASTGVKLGSYRPNDSDDEIDIRARYPARDRTLSELDHIRLETGGGAVPLSNFVTRVAEPRVSTLSRVDAKRVLTIKADVREGVLASAKLKTLRAWVAKAGFDPRVDITFKGEDKDQKDASAFLKKAFAVALFIMAIILVTQFNSFYSAFLILSAVIMSTIGVFIGLLVTGHPFGIVMSGIGVIALAGIVVNNNIVLIDTFDHLSTTTASAMDAILRTGAQRLRPVMLTSITTILGLLPMVFRVNIDFMARDVSVGAPSTQMWSQLSIAIVFGLTFSTVLTLVVTPSALMVRANVRAWRERRRRDKAIKNGTGGASEDRGTPTP, from the coding sequence ATGAAAGCCCTCATAGACGCCGCCTTCAGTCGTTCGCGAACGGTCATCGCCACGCTGGTCCTGTTGTTGATTGCGGGCACGGTGGCGTTCGTCGAAATTCCGAAAGAAGCCGAACCGGATATCAAAATTCCCTACATTATCGTGGGCATCACGCACGAAGGAATTTCGCCGGAAGACGCCGAACGCCTATTGCTCCGTCCGATCGAACAGGAGGTGCGTTCCGTCGAGGGGCTCAAGGAAATGCGTTCGCGCGCCTATCAGGGCGGCGCCTCCATCGTGCTTGAATTCGAAGCCGGCTTTAACGCCGATAAGGCGCTGCGCGACACGCGCGACAGGGTCGATACCGCGAAGTCGAAACTGCCCGACGGCACCGACGATCCGACGGTTAAGGAAATCAACATCAGCCTGTTTCCCGTTGTCGTGGCGACGTTGTCGGGCGACCTGCCGGAACGGGCGCTGCTCAAGCTGGGGCGCGACCTGAAGGATCGGATCGAGGGATTGACCCCGGTCCTTGAGGCCAATATCGCCGGCGACCGCACCGAGCAAATCGAAATCGTCATCGACCCTGCGCGTGTGGAAAGTTATGGCCTGTCGCCCGATCAGGCGGCGGCGTTGGTGCGAAGCTCGAACCTTTTGGTGGCGGCGGGCTTTCAGGATACCGGCCACGGGCGTTTTTCCCTGAAAGTCCCCGGGCTTCTGGAAACCCTGGGCGACATCGCGGCGTTGCCGGTCAAGGTCAAGGGCGACGCCGTGGTCCGCCTCGGCGACATCGCCGATATCCGGCGCAGTTATAAAGACCCGACCTCGTTCGCAAGGGTCAACGGCCGCCCGACGGTGGCCCTTGAGATATCCAAACGCTTGGGCGCCAACATCATCGATACGGTGAACCAGGTCCACGCCGCAATCAACGCCGAAAGCAAAAATTGGCCCGCCAATGTGCGGCGCGCGGTGCACATCGGTTATTCTCAAGACAAATCGAAGCAGGTCAAGACGTGGCTGAACGACCTTAAAAACAATGTCCTAAGCGCGATCGTCCTGGTCATGGTGGTGGTGATCGCGGCCCTCGGGGTGCGTTCGTCGATTTTGGTCGGCATATCCATTCCGGGTTCGTTCTTGAGCGGCATCTTGGTCATTGCGATGTTCGGCATGACGCTTAACACCGTGGTGCTGTTCGCATTGATTTTGTCGGTGGGGATGCTGGTTGACGGGGCCATCGTGGTGACCGAGTTCGCCGATCGAAAAATGACCGAGGGCGAAACGCGCAAAGTGGCCTACGCCATGGCCGCCAAACGCATGGCGTGGCCGATTATCGCCTCGACGGCGACGACCCTGGCGGCGTTTTTGCCGCTGATGTTCTGGCCCGGCATAGTTGGCGAGTTTATGAAATATCTGCCGATCACCCTGGTGATCGTGCTCAGTGCGTCGCTGGTGATGGCGCTTATTTTCGTGCCCACCCTGGGGGCCTATATCGGCAAGCCGGGGGCCGCCAGTCAGGCCGCCATGCGCGCCATCGCCGGCGGCGAGAGCGGCCACCTGGAAGATGTCGGCGGCTTTACCGGCTGGTACTTGGATGTTTTGCGTCGCGCCCTGCGCCGCCCGGCCTGGGTCTTGGCGGCGGCCGTCGCCGTCCTGGTCGGGGTCCAGGTCGCCTATGGCTTTTTCGGCAAGGGGGTCGAATTTTTCCCCAATGTGGAGCCCGAGGTCGAGCAGGTCTTGGTCCGCGCCCGGGGCAATTTGTCGATTTACGAGCAAGACGCCCTGATGCGCAAGGTGGAAAACCGAATTTTCGGAGTTGCCGGCGTGCGTTCGGTGTATACCCGTACCGGGGCCGGTTCCGGCGGGGCCGCCAACAACGCCCCCGAAGATACCATCGGCACCATCTTTATCGAATTCAAGGATTGGGACAAGCGCCCCCCGGTGCAGCAAATCCAGGACGCTATCACGGCGCGCACCAAGGACATCGCGGGCATCGTCATCGATCAAGTCAAGCGCCAGACGGGACCTCAGGTCGGCAAGCCGATCCAGATACAATTTTCATCACGCTTTCCCGAATTGTTGCCGGACGCGGTCAAGAAAACCCGCGCCTTCATGGCGGGCATGGACGGCCTGATGAATATCGAGGATTCGCGCCCGCTGCCCGGCATCGACTGGGTGTTCAAGGTCGATCGTGGCCAGGCGGCGAAGTTCGGCGTCACCATCAGCCAGATCGGCAGCGCCATTCGCATGGCCAGCACGGGGGTTAAATTGGGCAGTTACCGGCCCAACGATTCCGACGATGAGATCGATATTCGCGCCCGCTATCCTGCCCGCGATCGCACCCTATCGGAACTTGATCATATTCGCCTTGAGACCGGCGGTGGTGCGGTGCCGCTCAGCAATTTCGTCACCCGCGTCGCCGAGCCGCGCGTCAGCACCCTATCGCGGGTTGACGCCAAGCGGGTCTTGACGATAAAGGCCGACGTCCGCGAAGGCGTATTGGCGAGCGCCAAGTTGAAGACATTGCGCGCCTGGGTCGCCAAGGCCGGATTCGATCCGCGCGTTGACATTACCTTCAAGGGTGAGGACAAGGATCAAAAAGACGCCAGCGCCTTTCTGAAAAAGGCGTTCGCGGTAGCGCTGTTTATCATGGCGATCATCCTGGTGACCCAGTTCAACAGCTTTTATTCGGCGTTTTTAATTCTCTCCGCGGTGATCATGTCAACGATCGGGGTGTTCATCGGCTTGCTGGTGACGGGCCATCCTTTCGGGATCGTCATGAGCGGCATCGGCGTCATCGCGTTGGCGGGGATCGTGGTCAACAACAACATCGTCCTGATTGACACCTTCGATCACCTATCCACGACCACCGCATCGGCGATGGACGCCATTTTACGTACCGGCGCGCAACGTCTGCGCCCGGTGATGTTGACCAGCATCACCACCATCTTGGGATTGTTGCCGATGGTGTTTCGCGTCAACATCGATTTCATGGCGCGCGATGTTTCGGTGGGCGCACCGTCCACGCAGATGTGGAGCCAGCTGTCGATCGCGATCGTTTTCGGGTTGACGTTTTCGACCGTCCTGACCCTGGTGGTGACGCCCTCGGCGCTGATGGTGCGCGCCAACGTGCGGGCGTGGCGCGAAAGACGTCGGCGCGACAAGGCGATAAAAAACGGAACCGGAGGCGCGTCCGAGGACCGCGGGACCCCAACGCCGTAA
- a CDS encoding efflux RND transporter periplasmic adaptor subunit, translating into MSDRSQEMASRGPRFLRRVPRSYLLAVVVVVVAGGWVASGMVGGKNAPQKQIASQTVPPPRVMAQTLHAQERSSQLVLNGETEALRTVVIRAETKGTVSAVPVLKGQKVDAGALLVRLAADDRPARLAQGEALLNERTIAEKAARQLSKQGYRSTLKVAEAKADLEAARAQVAAARLDLLRTAIKAPFAGYVDALPVEVGDYLAVGAPVATVIDSAGIKVVGEVSERDAAHVVMGGPVEVTLPDGAHMAARVSYVSRIAEPSTRTFRVEAVVDATGQPSLGEAVGRLAGGMTAQLSLPLKSRRVQHLSPALLTLSDKGEVGIKAVDGNNRVVFYPVRMTTDTTKGMWVAGLPDTVTVITVGQEFVKVGETVQPVFASAAGAG; encoded by the coding sequence ATGAGCGATCGTTCCCAGGAAATGGCGTCGCGGGGACCTCGGTTTCTGCGCAGGGTTCCCCGCTCGTACCTTCTCGCCGTCGTGGTGGTGGTCGTGGCCGGCGGCTGGGTCGCCTCGGGGATGGTGGGCGGCAAGAACGCGCCGCAAAAACAAATCGCCTCCCAAACCGTCCCGCCGCCCCGGGTGATGGCGCAGACCCTGCACGCTCAAGAGCGGTCGTCGCAATTGGTCCTCAACGGCGAGACCGAAGCGCTGCGTACCGTGGTAATCCGGGCCGAAACCAAGGGAACGGTCAGCGCCGTGCCCGTACTTAAAGGGCAAAAAGTAGATGCGGGCGCGCTTTTGGTCCGCCTCGCCGCGGACGATCGACCGGCGCGCTTGGCCCAGGGCGAGGCTTTGCTCAATGAACGCACCATCGCCGAGAAGGCGGCCCGTCAGTTGTCCAAGCAGGGCTACCGTTCGACCCTTAAGGTCGCCGAGGCGAAAGCCGACTTGGAGGCCGCCCGCGCCCAAGTGGCGGCGGCGCGGCTGGACCTTCTGCGTACCGCGATCAAGGCGCCGTTCGCGGGCTACGTGGATGCGCTGCCCGTCGAGGTCGGCGATTATCTGGCGGTCGGCGCGCCGGTGGCGACGGTTATCGACAGCGCAGGGATCAAGGTTGTGGGCGAGGTCTCCGAGCGGGACGCCGCGCACGTCGTGATGGGAGGTCCGGTCGAGGTGACGCTGCCCGACGGTGCGCACATGGCCGCTCGGGTCAGTTATGTTTCGAGGATCGCCGAGCCTTCGACACGCACCTTCCGCGTCGAAGCCGTCGTTGACGCCACGGGCCAACCGTCGCTTGGCGAGGCCGTCGGACGGTTGGCCGGCGGCATGACGGCGCAACTGTCGTTGCCTTTAAAATCGCGTCGCGTCCAGCATCTGTCTCCGGCGTTGCTGACGTTGTCGGATAAGGGCGAGGTTGGAATTAAAGCCGTGGATGGGAATAATCGGGTGGTGTTCTATCCCGTGCGCATGACCACCGATACGACCAAAGGAATGTGGGTCGCGGGACTGCCCGACACCGTCACCGTGATCACGGTCGGGCAGGAATTCGTCAAGGTCGGCGAGACCGTACAGCCCGTTTTTGCATCTGCGGCGGGAGCCGGATAA
- a CDS encoding PadR family transcriptional regulator, giving the protein MDAKILCLGVLTLGDASGYEIRKQFEDGRFSDFYGAGFGSIYPALGQLSAQGLVDCVEMEQHGRPDKKVYSITPTGRALFAEALKEMPGPDKIRSETMFMFFFSEMMDKQHLKDVFDAYLDDHRQRAACLKAHGSDHPCEAMGDGPRFICGVGQAIYEAVVTYMETHRADLLGDDAHEEAGR; this is encoded by the coding sequence ATGGATGCGAAAATATTGTGTCTGGGAGTACTGACGCTGGGCGACGCCAGCGGTTATGAAATTCGCAAACAGTTCGAAGACGGGCGCTTTTCCGATTTTTACGGCGCCGGTTTCGGGTCGATCTATCCCGCGCTCGGCCAATTGAGCGCGCAAGGATTGGTCGATTGCGTGGAAATGGAACAGCACGGTCGTCCCGACAAAAAGGTCTATTCGATAACGCCGACCGGGCGCGCGCTGTTCGCCGAGGCGCTGAAGGAGATGCCGGGGCCGGATAAAATTCGTTCCGAAACCATGTTCATGTTTTTTTTCTCCGAGATGATGGACAAGCAACACCTCAAGGACGTCTTCGACGCCTATCTCGATGATCACCGTCAGCGGGCGGCGTGTCTCAAGGCGCACGGGAGCGATCACCCCTGCGAGGCGATGGGCGACGGCCCACGCTTCATCTGCGGGGTCGGTCAGGCGATCTATGAAGCGGTCGTGACCTACATGGAAACCCACCGCGCCGACTTGCTTGGTGACGATGCGCACGAGGAGGCGGGCCGATGA
- a CDS encoding MATE family efflux transporter — protein sequence MMAIKKRTRPTPGTENWNRRIWSLAGPIILSNVSVPLLGAVDTAVAGRLPGPQAIGAVAIGALVFNFIYWGFGFLRMGTSGFTAQAKGAGDHDEVRAVLARAVILALALGVGVTLLQVPIAELAFGLIKTGHEVETMARTYVAVRIWGAPAALVNYAFLGWFIGMQNTRAALYLQVAMNLLNVALDILFVPVMGMGVEGIAVATLISEICAALLALWIIRAPLRALGGVWVRRRIFDLAQLRRMAAVNGDIFVRTLGLIGAFALFTAMSARMGAMVLAANTILLNFQSIMAYALDGFAHAAEALSGLFVGARDRTRFRRAVKVSSLWAFAFALVFSAFYAVMGPSLIALMSTDAQVRETAGRYLPWLAASPLISVWSFQLDGIFIGATRTRALRNAMVASVIVYAACVFYFMDMLGNHGLWLAFMVLMVLRAVTLLIPYPALVRSISP from the coding sequence ATGATGGCTATTAAAAAGCGCACGCGTCCCACCCCTGGAACCGAGAACTGGAACCGCCGGATATGGTCCCTCGCCGGACCGATTATCCTGTCCAACGTCTCGGTACCCTTGTTGGGCGCGGTGGATACCGCCGTCGCCGGACGCCTGCCCGGTCCCCAGGCCATCGGCGCCGTCGCCATCGGGGCCTTGGTGTTCAATTTCATCTATTGGGGCTTCGGTTTTTTGCGCATGGGAACCAGCGGGTTCACCGCCCAGGCCAAGGGCGCGGGCGATCACGACGAAGTGCGCGCGGTGCTGGCGCGCGCCGTGATACTGGCGCTCGCCCTGGGCGTCGGCGTAACCCTGCTGCAAGTCCCCATCGCCGAGCTCGCCTTCGGCTTGATTAAAACCGGCCACGAGGTCGAAACGATGGCCCGCACCTATGTCGCGGTGCGCATCTGGGGCGCGCCCGCCGCGCTTGTCAATTACGCCTTTTTGGGTTGGTTCATCGGCATGCAGAACACCCGCGCCGCGCTTTATCTGCAAGTGGCCATGAACCTGCTCAACGTCGCCCTCGACATCCTGTTCGTGCCGGTGATGGGCATGGGGGTCGAGGGCATCGCCGTCGCCACCTTAATCTCGGAGATTTGCGCCGCCCTGTTGGCGCTGTGGATCATACGCGCGCCGCTTCGGGCGCTCGGCGGGGTGTGGGTGCGCCGGCGCATTTTCGATCTCGCCCAACTGCGCCGCATGGCGGCGGTCAACGGCGATATTTTCGTTCGCACCTTAGGACTGATCGGCGCCTTCGCCCTGTTCACGGCGATGTCGGCGCGGATGGGGGCGATGGTTCTGGCGGCGAACACGATTTTGCTCAATTTTCAAAGCATCATGGCCTACGCTCTGGACGGCTTCGCCCACGCCGCCGAGGCGCTGAGCGGCCTGTTCGTCGGCGCCCGCGACCGTACCCGTTTTCGCCGCGCGGTGAAGGTTTCCAGCCTGTGGGCGTTCGCCTTCGCCCTCGTCTTTTCCGCCTTTTACGCCGTCATGGGGCCGTCTCTGATCGCCTTGATGAGCACCGACGCCCAGGTTCGCGAAACGGCGGGACGGTATCTGCCCTGGCTCGCGGCGTCGCCTCTGATTTCGGTGTGGAGCTTTCAGTTGGACGGCATCTTCATCGGCGCGACCCGGACCCGCGCGTTGCGCAACGCGATGGTCGCCTCGGTCATCGTGTACGCCGCCTGCGTGTTCTATTTCATGGACATGCTGGGCAATCACGGCCTGTGGTTGGCGTTCATGGTGCTGATGGTGTTGCGCGCCGTCACCTTGCTGATCCCCTATCCGGCGTTGGTGCGTTCGATATCTCCTTGA